The following coding sequences lie in one Helicoverpa armigera isolate CAAS_96S chromosome 8, ASM3070526v1, whole genome shotgun sequence genomic window:
- the LOC110374923 gene encoding tetratricopeptide repeat protein 36 homolog, with product MAALDHLSERDKAVLRSIFDPTATIAADVVEDVGDQFLEDEEEPTTEAYKESIALCAEGVRLAEAGKLEQALETMTRGVQAAPDRAAGYNDRAQLLRMMKKDDDAMSDLDRALELTAGKQSRARALALCQRGVLLRKRGNDDDARVVFTEAAKLGSSFAKKQVVELNPYAALCNQMLSQVMRGETDIKL from the exons ATGGCTGCGTTGGATCATCTTAGTGAGAGAGATAAGGCTGTGTTGAGGAGTATTTTTGATCCGACGGCGACTATAGCTGCTGATGTCGTTGAAGATGTGGGGGATCAGTTCCTTGAAGATGAAGAAG AACCGACAACCGAAGCATACAAGGAGTCTATAGCTCTATGTGCTGAAGGAGTCCGGTTAGCGGAGGCTGGTAAACTGGAGCAAGCTCTAGAGACTATGACGAGGGGTGTGCAAGCGGCACCCGATAGGGCAGCCGGGTACAACGACAGGGCACAGCTGTTGAGGATGATGAAGAAGGATGATG ATGCAATGTCAGACCTCGACCGTGCTCTCGAATTGACAGCAGGCAAGCAGTCTCGCGCACGCGCACTGGCGCTCTGTCAGCGCGGCGTGCTTCTGCGCAAGCGAGGGAACGATGACGACGCAAGAGTTGTCTTCACTGAGGCTGCTAAATTGGGCAGCAGCTTTGCTAAGAAACAG GTGGTAGAACTGAATCCGTATGCAGCTCTGTGCAACCAGATGCTGAGTCAAGTGATGCGAGGAGAAACAGACattaagttataa
- the LOC110374908 gene encoding DNA-directed RNA polymerase I subunit RPA1, giving the protein MSFKSTYAASTSGLTSVDPEYVQFLMFSDEDVRKLSVTKITNVQSFDAIGNPTKGGLYDSALGPLRDRNETCGTCNNVLLHCPGHFGHIELPLVVVNPMFIKNIYSLFRVSCLKCFKIQMDDRLKFILKLQLELVDAGHITAALDLDNYVGDITSGKENSPDKPNKVIRKYQKLLKKRDAVVETFQNKNVDKLRAKFINQYFRVINTAKKCAYCACKLIKVTTSENKIMYNLSADGAEKGSKGIKILMPDEIKRYCTSIAQNDEDILKYCFPVLKYSPTQPVTNAFFMDVVPVLPPNVRPCNVLRGELVEHPQTNVYKAILQNAFAARAVLHVLSSSDQQKTIDSLDQLPRQAYEAVQGKTAAEKLHTVWQELQKSINNLLNCEGQGLASQGLKQIIEKKTGLIRMHMMGKRVNFAARSVITPDPNVDIDEIGIPDAFAMKLTYPIPVTEWNVDELRKMVINGPNKHPGAEKIEMENGRVISIAADSIQKRKSLAKRLLTPDEFKASGLKVVHRHLVNGDVLILNRQPSLHKPSMMAHRARILKGEKTLRLHYANCKSYNADFDGDEMNAHFPQNEIARSEAYNIMSVTKQYLVPKDGTPLSGLIQDHVISGVRMSLRGTFFTKSDYQQLVFQALPNHRGPIKLLPPTILKPLVLWSGKQVLSTIIINTTPKGKPCLTLIGKAKISSKAWQKTPPRPWKAGGTPFNNPNTMTEAEVVIRKGELLSGVLDKTHYGATPYGLVHCMYELYGGDSSSALLSSFSKVFTFYLQWIGFTLGVKDILVVEEADKKRDDYICLVRNAGKAAAVKATDLPADVDDEKLKETIEILHTKDPKFRTNLDRQYKTMLDSYTNNINTACLSEGLLEKFPYNNLQLMVQSGAKGSTVNTMQISCLLGQIELEGKRPPLMISGRSLPSFPPHDVSPRAGGFIDGRFMTGIQPQEFFFHCMAGREGLIDTAVKTSRSGYLQRCLIKHLESLAISYDHTVRDSDNSVIQFAYGEDGLDVLKCQFLREDQFPFLDINSNAVIGEAVINKLKEDEDLKDVAKANKSLKKWKKKYGSPFEKVRTSGFVQFSAVEKKQIELDDLPTDRTRDPFYWELEKKWRAMDEEGRQQYTRKKCPDPIPSKMSPEYKFGVINEQLDSIVQHYLKKRHSTAYDEHTPKDRFVDVMNAKYLESMAAPGEPVGLLAAQSIGEPSTQMTLNTFHFAGRGDMNVTLGIPRLREILMTASAKLKTPNMDIPFRDDIPDLTKKAEKLRQKLNRVTVADVLEKIDVQCQIVIRPERQLKTTMRFQFLPHSQYKTQYTVKPQQIIKHMQNKFFQEMFSTVTKQAKAVSGIVWSSEKKKKRAKGSGGDDDDEDDVAEPEPANNVDADSSDDEAPNEDDDNTDARIRKKRTEEQEYEDPESGEEEKSDDEVELNDEQPTEKGEDVLDSTTVGNDAETSKIATDVVSNFREATNYSFDTKQYKWCELTVLFPISFLRVDLSQALREAAMKSVIHEVKHIKRAITNKEKNVLYLKTEGINILQMFKYNHLLDLNKLYSNDIHAIANTYGIEAANKVIIKEIQNVFNVYGITVDPRHLTLVADYMTYNGIFEPMSRKGMEASSSPLQQMSFESSLIFLREAVLNSKKDNIRSASSCLMLGQPCRSGTGTFSLQHFSKVIS; this is encoded by the exons ATGTCTTTCAAGTCGACATACGCCGCGTCGACGTCGGGCCTGACGTCCGTCGACCCTGAGTATGTACAGTTTCTAATGTTTTCTGACGAAGACGTGAGGAAGCTTAGTGTCACTAAAATCACTAATGTACAAAGTTTCGACGCTATCGGAAATCCTACGAAAGGAGGTTTGTATGACTCTGCTCTCGGACCTTTGAGGGACAGGAATGAAACCTGTGGAACATGCAACAATGTGTTATTACACTGCCCGGGACACTTTGGGCATATTGAGCTACCACTTGTAGTGGTCAACCCTATGTTTATCAAAAACATCTATTCACTCTTCCGCGTGAGTTGCTTAAAATGCTTCAAAATTCAAATGGATGATAGACTGAAGTTTATATTGAAACTTCAGCTGGAACTAGTTGATGCAGGTCACATAACTGCTGCCTTAGACTTGGATAACTATGTAGGGGACATCACCAGTGGAAAAGAAAATTCTCCCGACAAACCAAATAAAGTCATCAGAAAATACCAAAAGTTACTGAAGAAGAGAGATGCAGTTGTAgaaacatttcaaaacaaaaacgttGATAAATTACGAGCAAAGtttattaatcaatattttagaGTCATTAACACAGCTAAGAAATGTGCTTATTGTGCTTGCAAGTTAATCAAAGTGACTACTTCAGAAAATAAGATTATGTACAATCTAAGTGCTGATGGTGCTGAAAAAGGCTCTAAAGGCATAAAAATCCTGATGCCTGATGAAATCAAACGCTACTGCACTTCTATTGCTCAAAATGATGAAGACATCCTCAAATACTGCTTCCCAGTTCTTAAATACTCACCAACACAACCAGTTACTAACGCTTTCTTCATGGATGTTGTACCTGTTCTACCTCCTAATGTAAGACCTTGCAATGTTCTGAGAGGAGAACTTGTTGAACACCCTCAAACTAATGTGTATAAGGCCATATTACAAAATGCCTTTGCGGCCCGAGCAGTATTACATGTACTCTCTTCTTCAGaccaacaaaaaacaattgacagtcTTGATCAGTTACCAAGGCAAGCTTATGAGGCTGTTCAAGGCAAAACAGCTGCAGAAAAACTTCACACAGTCTGGCAGGAATTACAAAAGAGTATCAATAACCTTTTAAACTGTGAAGGTCAGGGATTAGCAAGTCAGGGTctaaaacaaattattgaaaagaaaactgGTTTAATCAGAATGCATATGATGGGTAAAAGAGTTAATTTTGCTGCTCGATCTGTTATCACACCCGACCCTAATGTAGATATAGATGAAATAGGTATTCCTGATGCTTTTGCTATGAAACTGACATACCCTATTCCTGTCACTGAATGGAATGTAGATGAATTGAGGAAAATGGTCATAAATGGTCCTAACAAACATCCTGGTGCTGAGAAAATTGAAATGGAGAATGGGAGAGTAATCAGCATAGCTGCAGATTCTATACAAAAGAGAAAGAGTCTAGCCAAAAGGTTGCTAACACCTGATGAGTTTAAGGCATCTGGTCTTAAAGTTGTTCATAGACATTTGGTGAATGGTGATGTGTTGATTTTGAACCGACAGCCATCTCTTCACAAGCCCAGTATGATGGCACATAGGGCGAGAATATTAAAAGGAGAGAAGACACTTAGATTGCACTATGCCAACTGCAAATCTTACAATGCTGATTTTGATGGTGATGAAATGAATGCCCATTTCCCACAGAATGAAATTGCTAGGAGTGAAGCCTACAACATTATGTCTGTGACAAAGCAGTATCTTGTACCAAAAGATGGAACACCACTGAGTGGGCTTATTCAAGATCATGTAATTTCTGGAGTAAGAATGTCCCTGCGTGGCACATTTTTCACAAAATCCGACTACCAACAACTAGTCTTTCAAGCACTCCCTAATCATAGGGGACCAATTAAGCTCCTTCCACCTACAATACTCAAGCCTTTAGTGCTTTGGTCTGGCAAACAGGTTTTgtcaacaattattattaatactacACCAAAAGGAAAGCCCTGTCTTACATTGATTGGGAAAGCAAAAATTAGTTCTAAAGCTTGGCAAAAGACTCCACCTAGACCTTGGAAAGCTGGTGGTACTCCATTTAATAACCCTAACACAATGACAGAAGCTGAAGTCGTTATTAGGAAAGGGGAACTCCTGTCTGGTGTTTTAGATAAAACGCATTATGGTGCCACGCCATATGGTCTAGTGCACTGCATGTATGAGCTATACGGAGGAGATAGTTCAAGTGCCTTGCTAAGTTCCTTCTCAAAAGTcttcacattttatttacaatggaTTGGATTTACACTTGGTGTCAAAGATATTCTAGTAGTAGAAGAAGCTGATAAAAAGCGCGATGACTATATTTGTTTAGTACGTAACGCTGGTAAAGCTGCAGCTGTGAAAGCTACTGATCTGCCTGCTGATGTCGATGacgaaaaattaaaagaaactatCGAAATACTACACACTAAAGACCCTAAATTCAGAACGAATCTGGACAGACAGTACAAAACTATGCTAGATTCttacacaaataatattaatactgcTTGTTTGTCTGAGGGGCTACTTGAGAAATTCCCTTACAATAACTTGCAACTGATGGTCCAGTCTGGTGCTAAAGGTTCAACTGTCAACACTATGCAGATCTCGTGCTTACTTGGTCAAATTGAGTTGGAAGGCAAAAGACCGCCACTCATGATATCGGGAAGATCTTTGCCAAGCTTTCCTCCACATGACGTATCGCCAAGAGCTGGTGGATTCATCGACGGTAGATTCATGACAGGAATCCAACCACAAGAGTTCTTTTTCCATTGCATGGCCGGTCGTGAAGGCCTCATTGATACTGCCGTCAAAACCAGTCGATCTGGTTACTTGCAAAGATGCTTGATTAAGCATTTGGAGAGTTTAGCTATTTCCTATGATCATACAGTAAGGGATTCAGATAATAGTGTCATTCAATTCGCTTATGGAGAAGATGGATTAGATGTTCTCAAGTGTCAATTTCTCAGAGAAGACCAGTTTCCATTCCTTGACATAAATTCAAACGCGGTAATTGGAGAAGCTGTGATTAATAAACTGAAAGAAGATGAAGATTTAAAAGACGTTGCGAAAGCAAATAAATCTTTGAAAAAATGGAAGAAGAAGTACGGTAGTCCTTTCGAGAAGGTTCGAACGAGCGGCTTTGTCCAATTCTCTGCTGTTGAGAAAAAACAGATTGAATTAGACGATTTACCGACTGACAGAACGAGGGACCCGTTTTACTGGGAGCTAGAGAAGAAATGGCGTGCTATGGACGAAGAAGGAAGACAACAGTACACAAGGAAGAAATGCCCAGACCCAATCCCCAGCAAGATGTCGCCTGAATACAAATTCGGTGTCATTAATGAGCAGTTAGATAGTATAGTGCAACATTACTTAAAGAAGCGTCATTCTACTGCATATGACGAACATACGCCAAAAGATAGATTCGTAGACGTGATGAATGCTAAATATCTTGAATCAATGGCCGCTCCAGGTGAGCCAGTTGGTTTATTAGCAGCTCAATCTATAGGAGAACCTTCTACTCAGATGACACTGAACACTTTCCACTTTGCCGGTCGTGGTGACATGAACGTAACCCTTGGTATACCGCGTCTTAGAGAAATTCTTATGACTGCTTCAGCTAAGCTCAAAACCCCCAACATGGACATTCCGTTCCGAGACGATATACCGGACTTGACTAAGAAAGCTGAAAAATTACGACAGAAGCTCAACAGAGTTACCGTAGCTGATGTTTTGGAGAAGATAGACGTGCAATGTCAGATAGTTATCCGACCTGAAAGGCAGTTGAAGACGACAATGCGCTTCCAGTTTTTGCCGCATTCTCAGTACAAGACACAATACACGGTGAAACCACAGCAGATTATAAAGCATATGCAGAACAAATTCTTCCAAGAGATGTTTTCAACGGTGACAAAGCAAGCAAAGGCAGTTAGTGGTATTGTTTGGTCTTctgaaaagaagaagaaaagggCTAAAGGTAGCggtggtgatgatgatgacgaggATGACGTTGCTGAGCCGGAGCCGGCTAACAATGTGGATGCAGACAGTTCTGATGATGAAGCCCCTAATGAAGATGATGACAATACCGAT GCTCGAATCCGCAAGAAGAGAACAGAAGAGCAAGAATACGAAGACCCCGAATCGGGCGAAGAAGAGAAATCTGATGATGAAGTGGAATTGAATGATGAACAACCTACAGAAAAGGGTGAGGATGTCTTAGACTCAACTACCGTTGGCAACGACGCCGAAACTAGCAAGATCGCGACAGACGTAGTCTCTAACTTCAGGGAAGCTACAAATTATTCCTTCGACACAAAGCAGTATAAATGGTGCGAGCTGACCGTACTCTTCCCAATATCGTTCCTAAGAGTGGACCTGTCTCAGGCTCTCCGAGAAGCGGCAATGAAATCCGTCATACACGAAGTGAAACACATAAAACGAGCGATCACAAACAAGGAAAAGAATGTCCTGTACCTCAAAACTGAAGGTATAAACATTCTACAAATGTTCAAATACAATCATCTTCTAGATTTGAATAAACTTTACAGTAACGATATACATGCTATAGCTAATACATATGGCATTGAAGCGGCGAACAAAGTGATtattaaagaaatacaaaatgtgTTTAATGTCTACGGTATTACGGTGGATCCTAGACATTTGACGTTGGTCGCTGACTACATGACTTATAATGGTATTTTCGAGCCTATGAGCCGAAAAGGAATGGAAGCGTCGTCGTCGCCGTTACAACAAATGTCTTTTGAATCATCCCTTATATTCTTAAGGGAAGCTGTTTTGAATTCTAAGAAGGATAATATTCGATCGGCGTCCAGTTGTCTCATGTTAGGCCAGCCTTGTAGAAGTGGTACTGGCACATTTAGTTTACAACACTTCAGTAAGGTTATcagctaa
- the LOC110374914 gene encoding SUZ domain-containing protein 1, which yields MAAQDEVDVCESWEDMDEIGLDQKIRLMSSDCAPVQTSLKGCKVTVEESACIGSQCVMPEPAIRILKRPSSSGSGQLNGENRARPVKTLEQRQKEYAEARLRILGEARSPEDVIDDNLSRLQDKLQANNLNDNQNTSNKTKTPQSDNNTKGRERKVLTRLPPGATVSGVFPSPPPRGVLVIRTPRGPDGTKGFQKR from the exons ATGGCGGCCCAAGATGAAGTTGACGTATGTGAAAGTTGGGAGGATATGGACGAAATTGGC TTGGACCAGAAGATCAGGCTGATGTCAAGTGACTGCGCGCCAGTGCAAACTTCACTCAAAGGTTGCAAGGTTACTGTTGAAGAGAGCGCGTGTATTGGATCTCAGTGCGTGATGCCGGAGCCAGCTATCCGTATCCTGAAGAGGCCGTCGTCATCGGGCAGCGGCCAGCTGAACGGCGAGAATCGCGCCCGCCCGGTTAAAACTCTTGAACAAAGGCAAAAGGAGTACGCAGAGGCTCGGCTGCGGATTCTGGGTGAAGCTCGGAGCCCCGAAGACGTCATTGACGACAA TCTAAGCCGGCTACAAGACAAACTACAAGCAAACAATCTCAATGACAATCAAAACACTAGTAATAAGACAAAGACTCCTCAAAGTGACAATAATACCAAAGGAAGGGAACGGAAAGTCCTCACGCGCTTGCCTCCCGGTGCCACAGTGTCCGGAGTGTTCCCATCCCCACCTCCCCGGGGCGTCCTCGTCATCCGCACCCCTCGAGGCCCCGATGGCACAAAGGGCTTTCAAAAAAGGTAG